In Naumovozyma castellii chromosome 1, complete genome, one DNA window encodes the following:
- the NCAS0A00110 gene encoding uncharacterized protein: MGICLMWMIYFASGGPYRFPDSQILKYASNDRNIFFDATESYTTYSNSKHSKRLNKVLDQHTTFYLVHYVLVCRSILNSILGDFYARIH, from the coding sequence ATGGGAATTTGTCTAATGtggatgatttattttGCATCGGGTGGTCCTTACCGATTCCCAGATTcacaaattttaaaatacGCCAGTAATGACAGaaacattttctttgatgCTACTGAAAGCTACACAACATActcaaattcaaaacaCTCTAAACGTCTGAACAAAGTTTTAGATCAACATACAACATTTTATTTGGTTCATTATGTCTTAGTTTGTCGATCGATTCTTAACAGTATATTGGGTGATTTTTATGCAAGGATTCACTGA